The DNA window GACAGTCGGTGCGTGGCGCCGTCCTTGCGGCCCTCGCCCTCGGCGACCATGACATCGACGGTCCGCCCGACCTGCTTCTTGTTCTCCTCCCAGGAGATCTCCTCCTGGAGGGCGACCAGCCGCATGTAGCGCTCCTGGACGACGTCCTTGGGGATCTGGTTCTCCATGGTGGCGGCCGGCGTTCCCGGGCGCTTGGAGTACTGGAAGGTGAACGCCTGCGCGAAGCGCGCCTCGCGGACCGTGTGCATGGTCTGCTCGAAGTCCTCCTCGGTCTCGCCGGGGAAGCCCACGATGATGTCGGTGGAGATGGCGGCGTGCGGCATCGCGGCGCGCACCTTCTCGATGATGCCGAGGAAGCGCTCCTGGCGGTACGAGCGGCGCATGGCCTTGAGGACGGTGTCCGAGCCGGACTGGAGCGGCATGTGCAGCTGCGGCATGACGTTCGGCGTCTCGGCCATCGCGGCGATCACGTCGTCCGTGAAGTCGCGCGGGTGCGGCGAGGTGAAGCGCACGCGCTCCAGGCCCTCGATCTTCCCGCAGGCGCGCAGGAGCTTGGAGAACGCCTCGCGGTCACCGATGTCGGAGCCGTACGCGTTGACGTTCTGGCCGAGCAGGGTGATCTCGGAGACGCCCTCGGCGACCAGTGCCTCGATCTCGGCGAGGATGTCGCCCGTCCTGCGGTCCTTCTCCTTGCCGCGCAGCGCCGGGACGATGCAGAAGGTGCAGGTGTTGTTGCACCCGACGGAGATGGACACCCAGGCGGCGTACGCGCTCTCGCGGCGCGTCGGAAGGGTCGAGGGGAACGCCTCCAGCGACTCGGCGATCTCGACCTGCGCCTCTTCCTGGATTCGGGCGCGCTCCAGCAGCACGGGCAGCTTGCCGATGTTGTGCGTGCCGAAGACCACGTCGACCCAGGGGGCCCTCTTGACGATGGTGTCGCGGTCCTTCTGCGCGAGACAGCCGCCCACGGCGATCTGCATGCCCGGCCGCTTGGTCTTCATCGGGGCGAGCCTGCCGAGGTTGCCGTACAGCTTGTTGTCGGCGTTCTCCCGCACCGCGCAGGTGTTGAAGACGACGACGTCGGCGTCACCGTCGGCGCCTTCCGGCGCACGCACATATCCCGCGCCCTCCAGGAGGCCCGAAAGCCGCTCGGAGTCGTGGACGTTCATCTGGCACCCGTAAGTGCGCACCTCGTATGTCTTCTCGCTCATCTCGTACACCAGGGTACGGGGGCCGGGCACCCCCTGGTCCCCGAGGGGAGTGAACTGGCAGGATCGCCCGCATGCTCCCGGCCCTTTCCCGCATCAGTCGCCGCCGCGCCCTCCAGGGGGCCGTGGCGGCCCTCGTGGTGGCCGGGCTCCTGGTGTGGTGGCTCCTGCCGATCGGGGAGCACGCGCCGAGCGGGAAGATCACGTTCAGTACGGGTGTGAAGACCGGGGTCTACCAGCGCTACGGCGAGCTCCTCGACAAGGAGGTCGCCCGCGACCTCCCGCAGGTCGGCATGGAGCTTCGCTCCAGCGAGGGCTCGCGGCAGAACCTCGCGCGTCTGGTGAACGGCGAGGCCGATTTCGCGATCGCCACCGCGGACGCCGTCGCGCAGTACAAGCGGTACGAGCTCCCTGGTGCCGACCGGCTCCGCGGGTGCGCGCGGCTGTACGACGACTACGTGCAGCTCGTCGTTCCCAAGCGTTCCAAGGTGCGTTCCGCGGCCGGTCTCCGGAACAAGCGGGTCGCCGTGGGGCAGGACGGCTCGGGCGTACGACTGGTGTCGAACCGGCTGCTCCAGGCCGCGGGGCTGGATCCCGACCGGGACATCACCCCGGTGTCCATCGGCATCGACACCATGCCCGAGCGTCTGCGCGAGGGCACGATCGACGCCTTCTTCTGGTCCGGCGGCCTGCCGACCACCGCCGTAAGGGACCTCTCGAAGCACTTCGAGATCCGGCTCGTGCCCCTGGGCGACCTGGTGGACGAGCTGCACGCGGATGCCGGCCCCGCCCGCCACTACCGCTCCGCCGTGATGCCCGCCGACGCGTATCCCCTGGCTCAGGAGGGGGAGGCGGTTTCGACGGTGGCGGTCGCCAATCTGCTGGTGACCACGGACGCCGCCGACGCGCGGCTGACGGAGGGGCTCACCCGTACGGTCATAAGGAGCCGCGACCGTATCGGCATGGATGTGCACGCGGCGCAGCTGGTGGACCTGCGGACCGCCATCTACACGGATCCGCTGGAGCTGCACGAAGGAGCCCAGCGCTACTACCGGTCGGTCAAGCCGTAGACGGCGTTGCGGACGGCGCCCGCGTCCTGGGCCCTCGTGCCGGGGGCGTCCTCATGCCCGGGGCGCTGTGCGCGGGACCCTCACGGTCACCCGCAGCCCCTGGGGCTCGTTGCGGGCGTACGACATGCTCCCGCCGCCCCCGAGCAGCAGGGCCCGCGAGATGGACAGGCCGAGGCCCGAACCGCTGACGTTCTGATGGCGGGCGCTGCGCCAGAAGCGGTCTCCGACGCGTTCCAGCTCGTCGTCGGTCAGGCCCGGTCCGCCGTCGGCGACGGTGACCGTACACGCCTCCCCGTTCGGCACCACCGTGACCGTCACGTCCTCACCGCCGGGCGTGAACTTCAGCGCGTTGTCGATCACCGCGTCCAGGGCGCTGGAGAGCGCCACGGGGTCGCCCCACGCGGTGACGGCCTCCGGGCCCTCCCGTGTGAGGTGTACGCCCTTGTCGTCCGCCAGGGGACGCCAGGCGGCGACCCGCTCGGTGACCAGCTCGCCGATGTCGATGAGCTGGAGGTGTGCGGGGGCCTGCTCGGCGAGCGCCAGCCCGAGGAGGCTGTCGAGGACCTGGGCGAGGCGCTTGCCCTCGGTGCGGACGGAGGCGATCTCCTCGTTACCCTCGGGCAGTTCGAGGGAGAGCAGCTCGATGCGCAGGAGCAGGGCGGCGAGAGGATTGCGCAGCTGGTGGGAGGCGTCGGCAACGAAGGCGCGCTGCTGCTCCAGCACTTCCTCGACGTTGTCCGCCATCTCGTTGAACGAGCGGGCCAGGCGCCGGAGTTCCGGCGGCCCGCCGGCCACCGCGACCCGCGAGTTCATCACGCCGGTCGCTATGTCGTGGGTGGCCGCGTCGAGGATGCGTACGGGCCTGAGCACCCAGCCGGTCAGCCGGAACGCGGCGCTGACCGCGACGAGCATCGCCGCCGCCTCGCCCGCCGCGATCAGCAGCCAGCCGTGCAGGATCCGCGAACGCATCTGCCCGGTCGGCGAATCGGTGACGACGACCGCGACCACGTCACCGTCCCGTACGACCGGAGAGGCGACGACAAGGCGGCCTTCCTGCCAGGGCCACACCTGCGCCGGGTCGTGGCTGCGACGCTTGTAGAGCGCTTCCTGGAAGGCGACCCGTCCCTCGCCGCTCTCGGGAACGGTCCAGTTGTCGGGTGCGCTCGCCATCGCGACGCGGTCGCGGTAGAAGACGCCCGCCTTGATGCCGTACACCGCGTGGTAGCTGGCGAGTTCGCTCTCCAGCGTCTTGCGGCGCTCGTCCTGGCCGCTCTCCGTGCGCTCGGTGACGAACTGCGCGAGCGCCGCGAAGCGCGCCGTGTCGTCGATCCGGTCGACGACCACGCGCTGCTGCTGCGCGGCCGCCACGCTGACGGCGAGCGGAAAGCCGAGCGCGAGCAGGATGCCCGCGAGCAGGACGATGAGCAGCGGAAGGAGGCGGGTGCGCACGTGGGGTTACGGGCCCTGTACGGACGCGGCCGGGGCGACGAGCCGGTAGCCCACACCGCGCACGGTCTCGATGAGCGCGGGCATCCTCAGCTTGGAGCGCAGGGAGGCCACATGCACCTCCAGGGTGCGGCCGGTGCCCTCCCAGCTCGTACGCCAGACCTCGCTGATGATCTGTTCCCGTCGGAAGACGACACCCGGGCGCTGCGCGAGGAGAGCGAGCAGGTCGAACTCCTTGCGGGTGAGCTGCACTTCGCTGCCGCCCACGCTGACGCGGCGGGTGGGCAGTTCGATGCGTACGCCGCCGAGCCGCAGGGCGCTGTCGTCACCCGGAGGCGGCGGGGTCTCGCCCGTGCTCTTGCGACGGCTGACAGCGTGGATACGGGCGAGCAGTTCGCCGGTGTCGTACGGCTTCACGACGTAGTCGTCGGCGCCCAGGTTCAGGCCGTGGATGCGTGAGCGGACGTCCGCCCGCGCGGTCACCATGATCACCGGGGTGTTCCCGCGCTTGCGGATCTTGCCGCAGACCTCGTAGCCGTCCTGATCGGGCAGCCCCAGGTCGAGCAGTACGACGCCGAAGGGCTCCCTCTGGGCCGGCAGCAGTGCCTGGATGGCCTCCTCGCCGCTGCGGGCGTGGACGACCTGGAAGCCGTGGCGGACGAGGATGGCGGAGAGGGCCGCGGCGACGTGGTCGTCGTCCTCGACGAGCAGCAGTCTCATGGCACCCCCCAACCGGTGAAATGTTCTTGAACAGGTCTCGCGCAATATGCCTCATGGCATAAACGCCGATGCATCACGTTCCAGTCAAGACCCTTCCCGTTACGGGCATGTTCCGTTATGGAGCCGGTATCCCCGGCCGGAGTCCTGTTCACGCGGTGTGTCCGGTTGCAGCCGGATCGTTATGCTCAATTTCCGCTCAGATGTGATGACGCTGGTCGTAGCGGCTGACTAGGGTCCTCCCAACCGAGGAGGACGGAGCAAGAAGCCGATGAGCGGAGTTCCAGTGACCAAGGCCGCCGATGACGCTGCCCCCGCAGCCGACGACCTGGTCGTGCTGAGCAACGTCAACAAGCACTTCGGCGCGCTGCATGTGCTCCAGGACATCGATCTGACCATCGCCCGTGGCGAGGTCGTGGTCGTCATCGGGCCCTCCGGGTCCGGAAAGTCCACGCTGTGCCGCACCATCAACCGCCTGGAGACGATCGACTCCGGCGCGATAACGATCGACGGCAAGCCGCTGCCCCAGGAGGGCAAGGAGCTCGCACGGCTGCGTGCCGACGTCGGCATGGTCTTCCAGTCGTTCAACCTCTTCGCGCACAAGACGGTGCTGGAGAACGTCACGCTGGGCCAGATCAAGGTCCGCAGGACGGACAAGGCCGCGGCCGAGAAGAAGGCGCGGGAGCTGCTCGACCGGGTGGGCGTCGCCTCCCAGGCGGACAAGTACCCGGCGCAGCTCTCCGGCGGCCAGCAGCAGCGCGTCGCGATCGCGCGGGCGCTGGCCATGGACCCCAAGGTCATGCTCTTCGACGAGCCCACTTCGGCGCTCGACCCCGAGATGATCAACGAGGTGCTGGAGGCGATGCAGCAGCTGGCGCGCGACGGCATGACGATGGTGGTCGTCA is part of the Streptomyces agglomeratus genome and encodes:
- the miaB gene encoding tRNA (N6-isopentenyl adenosine(37)-C2)-methylthiotransferase MiaB, producing MSEKTYEVRTYGCQMNVHDSERLSGLLEGAGYVRAPEGADGDADVVVFNTCAVRENADNKLYGNLGRLAPMKTKRPGMQIAVGGCLAQKDRDTIVKRAPWVDVVFGTHNIGKLPVLLERARIQEEAQVEIAESLEAFPSTLPTRRESAYAAWVSISVGCNNTCTFCIVPALRGKEKDRRTGDILAEIEALVAEGVSEITLLGQNVNAYGSDIGDREAFSKLLRACGKIEGLERVRFTSPHPRDFTDDVIAAMAETPNVMPQLHMPLQSGSDTVLKAMRRSYRQERFLGIIEKVRAAMPHAAISTDIIVGFPGETEEDFEQTMHTVREARFAQAFTFQYSKRPGTPAATMENQIPKDVVQERYMRLVALQEEISWEENKKQVGRTVDVMVAEGEGRKDGATHRLSGRAPDNRLVHFTKPEEDVRPGDVVTVEITYAAPHHLLAEGPAKAVRRTRAGDAWQKRTAEPKQGAGVLLGLPKVGVPQPLPAATGGCSVQ
- a CDS encoding response regulator transcription factor, with the protein product MRLLLVEDDDHVAAALSAILVRHGFQVVHARSGEEAIQALLPAQREPFGVVLLDLGLPDQDGYEVCGKIRKRGNTPVIMVTARADVRSRIHGLNLGADDYVVKPYDTGELLARIHAVSRRKSTGETPPPPGDDSALRLGGVRIELPTRRVSVGGSEVQLTRKEFDLLALLAQRPGVVFRREQIISEVWRTSWEGTGRTLEVHVASLRSKLRMPALIETVRGVGYRLVAPAASVQGP
- a CDS encoding amino acid ABC transporter ATP-binding protein, which produces MSGVPVTKAADDAAPAADDLVVLSNVNKHFGALHVLQDIDLTIARGEVVVVIGPSGSGKSTLCRTINRLETIDSGAITIDGKPLPQEGKELARLRADVGMVFQSFNLFAHKTVLENVTLGQIKVRRTDKAAAEKKARELLDRVGVASQADKYPAQLSGGQQQRVAIARALAMDPKVMLFDEPTSALDPEMINEVLEAMQQLARDGMTMVVVTHEMGFARSAANRVVFMADGKIVEEATPDQFFSNPRSDRAKDFLSKILHH
- a CDS encoding sensor histidine kinase; the protein is MRTRLLPLLIVLLAGILLALGFPLAVSVAAAQQQRVVVDRIDDTARFAALAQFVTERTESGQDERRKTLESELASYHAVYGIKAGVFYRDRVAMASAPDNWTVPESGEGRVAFQEALYKRRSHDPAQVWPWQEGRLVVASPVVRDGDVVAVVVTDSPTGQMRSRILHGWLLIAAGEAAAMLVAVSAAFRLTGWVLRPVRILDAATHDIATGVMNSRVAVAGGPPELRRLARSFNEMADNVEEVLEQQRAFVADASHQLRNPLAALLLRIELLSLELPEGNEEIASVRTEGKRLAQVLDSLLGLALAEQAPAHLQLIDIGELVTERVAAWRPLADDKGVHLTREGPEAVTAWGDPVALSSALDAVIDNALKFTPGGEDVTVTVVPNGEACTVTVADGGPGLTDDELERVGDRFWRSARHQNVSGSGLGLSISRALLLGGGGSMSYARNEPQGLRVTVRVPRTAPRA
- a CDS encoding TAXI family TRAP transporter solute-binding subunit, whose amino-acid sequence is MLPALSRISRRRALQGAVAALVVAGLLVWWLLPIGEHAPSGKITFSTGVKTGVYQRYGELLDKEVARDLPQVGMELRSSEGSRQNLARLVNGEADFAIATADAVAQYKRYELPGADRLRGCARLYDDYVQLVVPKRSKVRSAAGLRNKRVAVGQDGSGVRLVSNRLLQAAGLDPDRDITPVSIGIDTMPERLREGTIDAFFWSGGLPTTAVRDLSKHFEIRLVPLGDLVDELHADAGPARHYRSAVMPADAYPLAQEGEAVSTVAVANLLVTTDAADARLTEGLTRTVIRSRDRIGMDVHAAQLVDLRTAIYTDPLELHEGAQRYYRSVKP